One Thunnus thynnus chromosome 18, fThuThy2.1, whole genome shotgun sequence genomic region harbors:
- the LOC137169185 gene encoding melanocortin-2 receptor accessory protein 2A-like, producing MSDSHNRSQTSARRSDYVWQYEYYDDDEPVSFEGLKAHRYSIVIGFWVGLAVFVIFMFFVLTLLTKTGAPHQENPDSAEKRHRPGSCLVDISSPQDENDKAFSRPLLAESRSYFHFYINEEDQGLGKQKPDDKRVEKHTGTRAQQETYNRPEGMSSSAMDEMEEEVGAHQPLTGLIEESKTDRECAFLSHFNIPNFVNLEHSSTLGEDDLLYEPECQSHSQDPHCDIH from the exons ATGTCCGATTCCCACAACCGGAGCCAAACCAGTGCACGTCGCAGTGACTACGTATGGCAATATGAATATTATGACGACGATGAGCCCGTGTCTTTTGAGGGACTCAAGGCGCACAGAT ACTCCATCGTAATTGGCTTCTGGGTTGGACTCgctgtgtttgttattttcatgttcTTTGTTCTCACACTGCTGACAAAGACAGGAGCGCCACATCAAGA AAACCCAGACTCTGCTGAGAAGCGTCATCGACCAGGGAGCTGTCTGGTAGACATCAGCAGTCCCCAGGACGAAAATGACAAAGCCTTCTCTCGTCCATTGCTGGCTGAGTCCCGCTCATACTTTCATTTCTATATCAACGAGGAGGATCAGGGTCTGGGGAAGCAAAAACCAGATGACAAGAGAGTTGAGAAGCACACTGGGACCCGAGCTCAGCAGGAGACCTATAACAGGCCTGAAGGTATGAGCTCCTCAGCGATGGACGAGATGGAAGAGGAAGTTGGGGCACACCAGCCTCTCACAGGACTAATAGAGGAGagtaagacagacagagagtgtgCCTTCCTCTCCCACTTCAACATTCCCAACTTTGTGAACTTGGAGCACAGTTCCACACTAGGAGAGGATGACCTGCTGTATGAACCGGAGTGCCAGTCTCACTCGCAAGATCCTCACTGTGACATCCACTGA